From Leptolyngbya iicbica LK, a single genomic window includes:
- a CDS encoding protochlorophyllide oxidoreductase, with the protein MANSPVWTAEAEKRLKEIPFFVRPAARKKIEKFAQEQGLAEITESVYEAAKKQFG; encoded by the coding sequence ATGGCCAACTCCCCTGTCTGGACTGCCGAAGCCGAAAAACGCCTTAAAGAAATCCCCTTTTTTGTCCGCCCCGCTGCCCGCAAAAAAATTGAAAAGTTTGCCCAAGAGCAGGGGCTGGCTGAAATTACGGAATCGGTCTATGAAGCCGCTAAAAAACAATTTGGGTAA
- a CDS encoding flavin-containing monooxygenase yields the protein MPDTQQKHLIIGAGFVGLGIAQSLQAAGIPYDQVDASDDIGGNWYHGVYSTAHIISSKQVTQFTQFPMPEDYPPFPSAAQMLAYLHQFADRFQLRDRIQLRRKVTLVRPIADNQWEVTFESGEQRIYKGVILCNGHHWCKRMPDFEGTFDGPIWHSKEYRHPDQLRGQRVLVIGGGNSACDIAAEAARVGAKSLLSLRESVWFIPKSFAGVPIANFAKPWTPEWLQRLLLHLMIRLTFGPHSRYGLPKPQHRILDKHPTLNNEVPYYLQHGRITAKPAVQRLDHHQVHFVDGTVETVDAIICATGYHVAYPFLPPELQRVQGAIVQCYGGAFLDDYKGLYFLGWGQARGGVGSLMSAYGPIFAQLLKLQDQLEIPLGRVFKELGVGLPKTHLSDPQAIFTQLRLLRWAFPWFQRRARQIDHQCQPFANHPLQAEPEPEALSVF from the coding sequence ATGCCAGATACGCAGCAAAAACACCTCATCATCGGCGCCGGGTTTGTCGGGCTCGGCATCGCGCAATCCCTCCAAGCTGCGGGCATTCCCTACGACCAGGTTGATGCCAGCGATGACATCGGTGGCAACTGGTATCACGGCGTGTACTCCACCGCCCACATCATCTCGTCGAAACAGGTGACTCAGTTCACCCAGTTCCCTATGCCGGAGGACTACCCGCCGTTTCCCAGTGCAGCCCAAATGCTGGCGTATTTGCACCAGTTTGCCGATCGCTTTCAACTTCGCGATCGCATTCAGCTGCGGCGCAAAGTGACTTTGGTGCGACCGATCGCCGATAACCAATGGGAAGTCACCTTCGAATCGGGGGAGCAGCGGATTTACAAAGGGGTGATTCTTTGCAATGGCCACCACTGGTGCAAGCGGATGCCCGACTTTGAGGGCACTTTTGACGGCCCGATTTGGCATTCTAAAGAGTATCGCCACCCTGACCAGTTGCGCGGTCAGCGAGTGCTGGTGATTGGTGGTGGCAACTCCGCCTGCGACATCGCCGCCGAAGCCGCCCGAGTCGGGGCCAAGTCCCTTTTGAGTCTGCGAGAGTCCGTCTGGTTTATTCCCAAAAGCTTTGCTGGAGTGCCGATCGCCAACTTTGCTAAACCCTGGACGCCGGAATGGCTACAACGACTGCTGCTCCACCTGATGATTCGCCTCACGTTTGGCCCCCACTCTCGCTACGGCCTGCCCAAGCCCCAGCACCGCATTTTGGACAAGCATCCGACCCTCAACAATGAGGTGCCCTATTACCTGCAACATGGCCGCATCACTGCCAAACCAGCGGTGCAGCGCCTCGACCACCATCAGGTTCACTTTGTGGATGGCACGGTGGAAACAGTCGATGCGATCATCTGCGCCACGGGATACCACGTCGCTTATCCGTTCTTGCCGCCGGAGCTACAGCGGGTGCAAGGGGCGATCGTGCAGTGCTACGGCGGCGCTTTTCTCGATGATTACAAGGGGCTGTACTTCCTTGGTTGGGGCCAAGCGCGGGGTGGCGTCGGCTCGCTGATGTCGGCCTATGGCCCCATTTTTGCCCAACTGCTCAAACTGCAAGATCAGTTAGAGATTCCCCTCGGGCGAGTCTTCAAAGAACTGGGGGTGGGGTTGCCGAAGACCCACTTATCCGACCCGCAGGCGATTTTCACCCAGTTGCGACTGCTGCGCTGGGCGTTTCCCTGGTTTCAGCGCCGGGCCCGGCAGATTGACCACCAATGTCAGCCGTTTGCCAATCATCCGCTACAAGCGGAACCTGAGCCCGAGGCGCTATCGGTCTTTTGA
- a CDS encoding SDR family NAD(P)-dependent oxidoreductase, producing the protein MSQLAAATVLITGAGGGFGQALIPQLLAKGSHLILTDHPAAQLSTQVPKLEAAAPELPGKVLACLDMDLAHAAGCDQLYAAIQQMELVPDIVINNAGIALVGNMVDMPTDRWRTMMQVNLLTPMQLSSRFAADMMARRQGHIVNISSLAGWIAPPGLTAYGASKYGLRGFSEGLRYELATYDVKVTTVYPFFSRTPLLQSPRFGSLAESDKALPAALTTDPQKIMAKTIRAIERNQAEVFPDQFAWLGQGIKRYFPFALNWLGQLKV; encoded by the coding sequence ATGTCTCAACTGGCGGCAGCAACAGTTCTGATCACCGGAGCGGGCGGTGGCTTTGGGCAAGCCCTCATCCCCCAGTTACTCGCCAAAGGGAGTCATCTGATTCTGACCGATCATCCAGCGGCTCAGTTATCTACACAGGTGCCCAAGCTTGAAGCCGCCGCGCCAGAGTTGCCGGGCAAAGTGCTGGCGTGTCTCGATATGGATTTGGCCCATGCGGCTGGCTGTGACCAACTCTACGCGGCGATCCAGCAAATGGAGTTGGTGCCCGATATTGTGATCAACAACGCTGGCATCGCTTTGGTGGGCAACATGGTCGATATGCCGACCGATCGCTGGCGCACCATGATGCAGGTCAATTTGCTGACGCCGATGCAGCTCAGCAGCCGCTTTGCCGCCGACATGATGGCGCGCCGCCAGGGCCATATCGTCAACATTTCTTCCCTCGCAGGTTGGATTGCCCCGCCCGGCCTCACTGCTTATGGGGCGAGCAAATACGGCTTACGCGGCTTTAGCGAGGGCTTGCGTTACGAATTGGCGACTTACGATGTCAAAGTGACAACGGTGTATCCCTTTTTTAGTCGTACGCCGCTCCTTCAGTCACCCCGGTTTGGCTCATTAGCCGAGTCTGATAAAGCCTTGCCCGCTGCCCTGACGACCGATCCGCAAAAGATCATGGCAAAAACGATTCGAGCGATCGAGCGCAATCAGGCCGAAGTCTTTCCTGATCAATTTGCCTGGCTCGGACAAGGGATCAAGCGCTATTTCCCCTTTGCTTTAAATTGGTTAGGGCAGCTCAAGGTTTAG
- a CDS encoding adenylate/guanylate cyclase domain-containing protein has translation MTKLPHQIRQLSRHTQQAVRRNSLHRAFTLPVLVQIFAAVGLVGYLSFRNGQQAVEVLASKLRTEVSARIQGELRSYFGNPHAINRLNATAFTHGDLDITGATQGEHLLFQQMKIYPEIALVYCGSADSGEFFGILRSPDTGQLLLSYSNPDTNFERRQYSLDVRGYRQHFLSQGGSTYDSRVRPWFIAALSQEGATWTDVYVAFTTRLPNVTASLPVYDRRDRRLLGVCAADVVLPEEFRTFLKQLEIGQTGQAFVIDRQGHLISSSTDEPLMKMLGQVPQFREATQSSDPYVKEAATYLENRFGAFDNIQQSRQLSFVVDGERQFLEVLPFSDGFGLDWLIVVVVPESEFMGQIRLNTRITIVLCAIALVIAMIVGTWLSRRLTNPILQLNTAVKEITAGHWQQRVSINRTDELGELADSINTMAAQIQQSFEQLEEQSNAFSRFFPPEYLRFLNKDSVQDVKLGDYVSKEMTVLFSDIRGFTSKAETMRARRTFRFINTYLQRISPLVRTHNGFVVKFIGDGMMAIFPYQVEDAIDSAIAQFHGVRDYNQQIEADSRKTFEIEIGIGLHTGHVMAGMIGEPDRIQPDAISDTVNLAARLEGLSKVYGTSLIISETVRQRLQDPDRYHLRFLDRVIVKGRTKSIAIYEVLDAEPDDRRQEKLATLDTFEAGIKAYSDRDWTTAHTYFSTILAQHPQDKTAELYEQRIHKLIEEGIPEDWDGVWAFTHKR, from the coding sequence GTGACTAAGCTCCCTCACCAGATTCGTCAACTTAGCCGTCACACCCAGCAAGCGGTGCGCCGCAATTCATTACATCGCGCCTTTACCCTGCCAGTGCTGGTGCAAATTTTTGCGGCAGTGGGGTTGGTGGGCTATTTGTCTTTTCGCAATGGTCAGCAAGCCGTCGAGGTACTGGCGTCCAAGTTGCGCACCGAAGTGTCCGCCCGGATTCAGGGCGAGCTGCGGAGTTATTTTGGCAATCCCCACGCCATCAACCGCCTCAACGCAACAGCCTTTACCCACGGCGACTTAGATATTACCGGGGCCACCCAGGGCGAGCATCTGCTCTTTCAGCAGATGAAAATTTATCCCGAAATTGCGCTGGTCTACTGCGGTAGCGCGGACTCAGGGGAATTTTTCGGCATTTTGAGATCGCCGGACACGGGTCAACTGCTGCTGTCCTATAGCAATCCGGATACCAACTTCGAGCGCCGTCAGTACAGCCTTGATGTTCGGGGCTATCGACAGCATTTTCTCTCACAAGGCGGGTCAACTTATGACTCGCGGGTGCGCCCCTGGTTTATTGCGGCCCTGAGCCAAGAAGGGGCAACCTGGACGGATGTTTACGTTGCCTTCACGACGCGCCTGCCCAATGTGACGGCGAGCCTGCCCGTGTACGATCGCCGCGATCGCCGTCTGCTAGGGGTCTGTGCCGCCGACGTCGTCCTGCCAGAAGAATTTCGCACCTTTCTGAAACAGCTCGAAATCGGCCAAACCGGGCAGGCCTTCGTGATCGATCGCCAGGGCCACCTCATTTCTAGCTCTACCGACGAACCCTTGATGAAAATGCTGGGGCAAGTGCCCCAATTCCGGGAGGCGACTCAGAGCTCTGATCCCTACGTCAAAGAAGCCGCCACGTATTTAGAAAATCGCTTTGGTGCCTTTGACAACATCCAACAAAGTCGCCAGTTGAGTTTTGTGGTGGACGGCGAGCGGCAGTTTTTAGAAGTGCTGCCCTTTAGCGATGGCTTTGGGCTCGACTGGCTCATTGTCGTCGTGGTGCCCGAATCGGAATTTATGGGCCAGATTCGGCTCAATACCCGCATCACAATCGTGCTGTGTGCGATCGCCCTAGTCATTGCGATGATTGTGGGCACCTGGCTCTCGCGCCGGTTGACCAATCCCATCTTGCAGCTCAATACCGCCGTCAAAGAAATCACCGCTGGGCACTGGCAACAGCGTGTCAGCATCAATCGCACCGATGAACTGGGCGAACTCGCCGACTCCATCAACACCATGGCCGCCCAGATTCAACAATCCTTTGAACAGCTCGAAGAGCAGAGTAATGCCTTCTCGCGCTTTTTTCCGCCGGAGTATTTGCGGTTTCTGAATAAGGACAGCGTGCAAGACGTAAAACTTGGAGATTACGTCAGCAAGGAAATGACGGTGCTGTTTTCCGACATTCGGGGCTTTACCAGCAAGGCAGAAACCATGCGGGCCCGCCGAACTTTTCGGTTTATCAATACGTATTTGCAGCGCATCTCACCGCTGGTCAGAACCCATAACGGCTTTGTGGTGAAATTTATTGGCGACGGCATGATGGCCATCTTTCCCTACCAGGTAGAAGATGCCATTGATTCGGCGATCGCTCAATTCCACGGCGTCCGCGACTATAACCAGCAAATTGAAGCCGATTCGCGCAAAACCTTCGAGATTGAAATCGGGATTGGCTTACATACTGGTCATGTGATGGCCGGTATGATCGGCGAACCTGATCGCATTCAACCCGACGCGATTTCGGATACGGTTAACCTCGCGGCCCGCCTCGAAGGGTTATCCAAGGTCTACGGCACCTCGCTCATCATTTCCGAAACCGTGCGGCAGCGCTTGCAAGACCCCGACCGCTACCATCTCCGGTTTCTCGATCGCGTCATCGTCAAAGGTCGCACCAAATCCATCGCGATTTACGAAGTGCTAGACGCTGAGCCCGACGACCGCCGCCAAGAAAAGCTGGCGACCCTCGACACCTTTGAAGCGGGGATCAAAGCGTATAGCGATCGCGACTGGACGACCGCCCACACCTACTTCAGCACCATCCTGGCGCAGCATCCCCAAGACAAAACTGCCGAACTCTACGAGCAGCGCATCCATAAATTGATCGAAGAAGGCATTCCCGAAGATTGGGACGGCGTCTGGGCCTTTACCCATAAGCGATAA
- a CDS encoding dihydrofolate reductase family protein, giving the protein MPHPTQFILYIATTLDGYIASPDGRIDWLTTLDAGSEDVGYEAFYNTIEALVMGAATYEQVLTFGDWPYAHKPSYVMTRRQLSSDRPDVTFVSDVETVLAEVERQGWQRVWLVGGGQVAAEFMRRGLVHEWIVAIAPIILGDGISLYQQVPMQKLQLVNSRHFQSGMVELHYTMP; this is encoded by the coding sequence ATGCCCCACCCCACCCAATTCATCCTCTACATTGCCACCACGCTCGACGGCTACATTGCCAGCCCGGATGGCCGCATTGACTGGCTGACGACGTTGGATGCCGGGAGCGAAGACGTGGGCTACGAAGCCTTTTACAACACGATTGAGGCACTCGTCATGGGGGCGGCAACCTACGAGCAGGTTTTGACCTTTGGCGACTGGCCCTATGCCCACAAGCCGTCCTACGTGATGACGCGACGGCAGTTGAGCAGCGATCGCCCCGATGTCACCTTTGTGTCGGATGTCGAGACGGTGTTGGCCGAGGTCGAGCGTCAGGGCTGGCAACGGGTGTGGCTGGTCGGGGGTGGACAAGTAGCGGCTGAGTTTATGCGGCGTGGTCTGGTTCATGAATGGATTGTGGCGATCGCCCCCATCATCCTCGGCGACGGCATTTCGCTGTATCAACAGGTGCCGATGCAAAAGCTGCAACTGGTCAACAGTCGGCACTTTCAATCGGGCATGGTGGAACTGCACTACACCATGCCCTGA
- a CDS encoding alpha/beta hydrolase, with amino-acid sequence MQLDWNIQLLDWLMQRRKPTHQLSLPAIQQRNAAKLNGLLAWYFLGEKLSLSRVVDRTCTGRHGSIPVRLYYPSPEPNLPLIVFFHGGGWVTGSLETHDRVCRRIAQATMALVVSVDYRLAPWHKFPLPLEDCYDAVQWAATNAAELGADADRLIVMGDSAGGNLAAAVALMARDQSGPKIHRQVLIYPAVDGTLSSPSHQRYTDAPLLSRTGIHYFRDQYQRSPQDIHNAYFSPLLADDLSHLPPAFILTAEYDPLRDEGEQFAQRLTAAGVPVRYQDYPGMVHAFLNFPRHCSAATAAIAAIGEYVKAA; translated from the coding sequence ATGCAACTGGACTGGAATATTCAACTGCTCGACTGGTTAATGCAACGGCGAAAACCCACCCATCAGCTCAGTCTTCCGGCCATTCAGCAGCGTAACGCGGCGAAGCTGAACGGCTTACTCGCCTGGTATTTTTTGGGTGAGAAGCTGTCTCTATCACGGGTCGTCGATCGCACTTGCACCGGACGCCACGGCTCCATTCCGGTGCGCCTGTATTACCCCAGCCCCGAGCCAAATCTGCCCCTGATTGTCTTCTTCCACGGCGGCGGCTGGGTTACGGGCAGCTTAGAAACCCACGATCGCGTCTGTCGCCGCATCGCTCAAGCGACGATGGCTCTGGTGGTTTCGGTAGATTATCGGCTCGCCCCCTGGCACAAATTTCCCCTGCCGCTAGAAGACTGTTATGACGCGGTGCAATGGGCAGCGACCAACGCCGCAGAACTCGGGGCCGATGCTGATCGGTTAATCGTCATGGGGGATAGTGCGGGGGGCAATTTGGCGGCTGCGGTGGCCCTCATGGCGCGAGATCAATCGGGACCGAAGATTCATCGCCAAGTCCTGATCTACCCAGCGGTGGATGGGACGCTGTCTTCTCCCTCGCACCAACGCTATACGGATGCGCCCTTGCTCAGTCGCACCGGGATTCATTACTTTCGCGATCAGTATCAGCGATCGCCCCAAGACATCCATAACGCCTACTTTTCGCCGCTCCTCGCAGACGACCTCAGCCACCTGCCTCCCGCCTTCATCCTGACTGCTGAGTATGACCCTCTGCGCGATGAAGGCGAGCAGTTTGCCCAACGACTCACAGCGGCGGGCGTCCCCGTCCGTTATCAAGACTATCCGGGCATGGTGCATGCTTTTCTGAACTTTCCCCGCCATTGTTCAGCCGCGACTGCCGCGATTGCCGCGATTGGAGAATACGTCAAAGCGGCCTAA
- the glgX gene encoding glycogen debranching protein GlgX, protein MSLRITPGNSYPLGATVEPNGVNFCIYSQHATGIDLLLYASPEAPYPEHTIHLTPRIHRSFNYWHAFVKGIGAGQVYAYRATGPYAPERGQRFDPGKVLLDPYGRAVVGQDRYDRQAACFPGENSPQALRNVVVDQTVYDWEGDTPLDIPYSRTVIYEMHVGGFTKHPSSGIAPEKRGTFAGVIEKIPYLKSLGVTAVELLPVHQFDERDGPLGLSNYWGYSTISFFAPHHGYSSDQTPMGPVNEFRDMVKALHKANIEVILDVVFNHTAEGDHRGPTLSFRGLDNQTYYILESDDAARYANYSGCGNTVKADHTVVSRFILDSLRYWVSEMHVDGFRFDLASVMSRDKAGEPSDDPPILWAIESDPVLARTKLIAEAWDAAGLYQVGSFIGDRFAEWNGPFRDDVRRFIKGDDNTVGTLASRILGSPDLFVDDPQRETNRSINFVTCHDGFTLYDVVAYNEKHNTANGEKNRDGTDANFSWNCGVEGPTTDPEIQQLRIQQLKNMVTILLIAQGTPMLLMGDEVARTQKGNNNAYCQNNPLSWFDWHQLHEHGEVFRFTQRMVDLVQNLQLFQQTRWLQVEEKWVNAPHLIWHGVELFEPDWAEHSHTLAFTLHDPQVEEEMHVMLNAYWEPLDFALPQPHAHSHWYRIVNTARPAPRDIVDGTTEAVKSNRYRVSARSCVVLMAL, encoded by the coding sequence ATGTCTCTGAGAATTACCCCTGGCAACAGCTATCCGCTTGGGGCAACCGTTGAACCGAACGGTGTCAACTTTTGCATTTACTCCCAACACGCCACGGGCATCGACCTGCTGCTTTACGCCTCCCCCGAAGCTCCTTATCCCGAGCACACGATTCACCTGACGCCGCGTATCCATCGGTCATTTAACTACTGGCACGCCTTTGTCAAAGGTATTGGGGCGGGGCAAGTGTACGCCTACCGCGCCACCGGCCCCTACGCCCCCGAAAGAGGTCAACGCTTTGACCCCGGCAAAGTCTTGCTCGACCCCTATGGTCGGGCCGTGGTCGGGCAAGACCGCTACGATCGCCAAGCGGCCTGCTTTCCGGGAGAAAATTCGCCTCAGGCGTTGCGGAATGTGGTGGTTGATCAAACCGTCTACGACTGGGAAGGGGATACCCCCCTGGATATTCCCTATTCCCGCACGGTGATTTATGAAATGCATGTGGGCGGGTTTACCAAACACCCCAGCTCCGGCATCGCCCCCGAAAAACGCGGCACCTTTGCAGGCGTGATTGAAAAGATCCCGTACCTGAAATCGCTGGGCGTAACCGCCGTGGAATTGCTGCCCGTGCATCAATTTGACGAACGCGACGGCCCGTTGGGACTCAGTAACTATTGGGGTTACAGCACCATCAGCTTTTTTGCCCCCCACCACGGCTACAGTTCTGACCAGACTCCGATGGGGCCAGTGAACGAATTTCGGGACATGGTCAAGGCGCTGCACAAGGCCAATATCGAAGTTATTTTAGATGTCGTGTTTAACCACACGGCAGAGGGCGATCATCGTGGCCCGACTCTTTCGTTTCGCGGGTTAGACAATCAAACCTATTACATCTTGGAGAGTGATGACGCGGCGCGGTATGCCAACTACAGCGGCTGCGGTAACACCGTCAAAGCCGACCACACCGTCGTCAGTCGCTTCATTTTGGATAGCCTGCGGTACTGGGTGTCGGAAATGCATGTCGATGGGTTTCGCTTTGACCTGGCGTCGGTCATGTCGCGGGATAAAGCAGGCGAACCGTCGGATGATCCGCCGATTTTGTGGGCGATCGAGTCCGATCCCGTACTGGCTCGCACCAAGTTGATCGCAGAAGCGTGGGATGCAGCAGGACTGTATCAGGTGGGGTCGTTTATTGGCGATCGCTTTGCCGAGTGGAATGGCCCTTTTCGAGATGATGTGCGCCGCTTTATCAAAGGCGATGACAATACGGTGGGGACCTTGGCGTCACGGATTCTCGGCAGCCCCGACCTGTTTGTCGATGATCCCCAACGGGAAACCAACCGCAGCATTAACTTCGTCACCTGCCATGACGGTTTTACGCTGTACGACGTGGTGGCCTACAACGAGAAACACAACACCGCGAATGGCGAAAAAAATCGTGACGGCACCGACGCCAACTTTAGCTGGAATTGCGGGGTCGAAGGCCCCACCACGGACCCGGAGATTCAACAGCTGCGCATTCAGCAGCTGAAAAATATGGTCACTATTTTGCTGATTGCCCAGGGTACGCCCATGCTGCTGATGGGGGATGAAGTGGCCCGCACCCAAAAAGGCAATAACAATGCCTACTGTCAAAACAATCCCCTTAGTTGGTTTGACTGGCATCAGCTGCACGAACACGGCGAAGTCTTTCGCTTTACCCAGCGGATGGTGGATTTGGTGCAAAATTTGCAGCTCTTTCAACAGACGCGGTGGCTACAGGTGGAAGAAAAATGGGTCAACGCCCCGCACCTGATCTGGCACGGCGTGGAGTTATTTGAGCCTGACTGGGCCGAACATTCCCATACGCTGGCATTTACCCTGCATGATCCCCAGGTGGAAGAGGAAATGCACGTGATGCTCAATGCCTATTGGGAGCCGTTGGATTTTGCCTTGCCGCAACCCCATGCCCACAGTCACTGGTATCGCATTGTGAATACGGCTCGCCCGGCGCCAAGGGATATTGTGGATGGCACGACCGAAGCGGTGAAAAGTAATCGCTATCGAGTCTCCGCCCGGTCTTGTGTCGTGTTAATGGCGCTGTAG
- the mgtE gene encoding magnesium transporter yields MTEQAIPSASVPATISRQELRELVRSQLEMLLEQQNFQGAKALLVPVQPVDIAEAIEGLPETMQAIGFRLLSKDEAIEVYENLDSSVQQTLIEDFKRQDVLDIVDKMSPDDRARLFDELPAKVVRRLLSQMSSQERQATALLLGYEADTAGRIMTPEYIALKETWSISRALEHIRNRADMSETVYYLYVTDSARRLTGILSLRHLVMGQPEQTIGDIMTREFVSVQTDADQEEVAQLIQRYDFLAVPVVDTEQRLVGIVTVDDVIDILEEEATEDIYALGGVQAGGDNYFQTNLLTVARKRVVWLSVLLLTNTVTTWVIRSQEAVLEQVVVLAAFIPLLIGTGGNVGAQSSTVVIRGINTQEIANRSAFTVIRREAIAGAFLGIMLGVVVTGWAYLLQGNLEVSITVGISLVAIAILASTAGAALPFLFSSIGFDPALMSAPFITTVVDVLGVLIYLNLARYVLQL; encoded by the coding sequence TTGACAGAGCAGGCAATTCCATCAGCATCGGTTCCAGCAACGATCTCGCGGCAAGAGCTGCGGGAACTGGTGCGATCGCAATTAGAAATGCTCCTCGAACAGCAAAATTTTCAGGGGGCAAAAGCCCTATTGGTGCCCGTACAGCCCGTGGATATTGCCGAAGCGATTGAAGGACTGCCCGAAACCATGCAGGCGATCGGTTTTCGGCTGCTGTCTAAAGATGAAGCGATCGAAGTTTACGAAAACCTCGACTCTAGCGTGCAGCAAACCCTGATTGAAGATTTCAAACGGCAGGACGTGCTCGACATCGTGGACAAAATGTCGCCGGACGATCGCGCCCGCCTGTTTGACGAACTGCCCGCGAAAGTTGTCCGCCGTCTCCTAAGTCAAATGAGCTCGCAAGAACGCCAAGCCACTGCCCTCTTGCTGGGCTACGAAGCCGATACTGCCGGGCGTATCATGACCCCGGAGTACATCGCACTCAAGGAGACCTGGAGCATTTCCCGCGCGTTAGAGCACATCCGCAACCGGGCCGACATGAGCGAAACCGTTTACTACCTTTACGTGACGGACTCCGCCCGCCGCCTCACGGGGATTTTGTCTCTGCGGCATCTGGTCATGGGGCAACCGGAGCAAACCATTGGCGACATCATGACGCGGGAGTTTGTCTCGGTGCAAACCGACGCCGACCAAGAAGAAGTTGCTCAACTCATCCAGCGCTACGACTTTTTGGCCGTGCCCGTCGTGGATACAGAGCAGCGGCTGGTCGGCATCGTCACCGTTGACGACGTGATCGACATTTTGGAAGAAGAGGCCACTGAGGATATTTATGCCCTGGGCGGTGTGCAGGCCGGTGGCGACAACTATTTCCAGACCAATTTGCTGACTGTGGCTCGTAAGCGAGTCGTGTGGCTGTCGGTCTTGTTACTGACGAATACGGTCACCACTTGGGTCATTCGCAGCCAAGAAGCAGTGCTAGAGCAAGTGGTGGTGCTGGCAGCCTTTATTCCCCTGCTGATTGGCACGGGGGGCAATGTCGGAGCGCAATCATCCACCGTCGTAATTCGCGGCATTAACACCCAAGAGATCGCCAACCGGAGCGCGTTTACAGTGATTCGGCGGGAGGCGATCGCGGGGGCCTTTCTCGGCATTATGCTTGGCGTCGTGGTCACGGGCTGGGCCTATCTCCTGCAAGGCAACTTAGAGGTGTCGATCACGGTGGGGATTAGTTTAGTGGCGATCGCGATCCTCGCCTCTACTGCCGGAGCCGCCTTACCCTTCCTGTTCAGCAGCATTGGCTTTG
- a CDS encoding ABC transporter permease codes for MIELGLMQIALSLGLMVAAIALVRWQKLGLELSLLNATARTVVQLLAVGYVLAIVFTWRNPYSVIAVILVMLAIATVVARNRIDKRLSRLLPILAGSLLTTLVLTLVYTLSAVIRPEVWYEPRYLIPLAGIVLGNAMTAATIAGDRLVTSLKRHPQVIETHLSLGASPQQAIAAYRREAIKAGLIPTLNAMMVVGIVKLPGIITGQLLSGADPLNAALYQMLIMFMLAFADLLAAILVTAGIQRLFFNDAEQLVLP; via the coding sequence ATGATCGAACTGGGGTTGATGCAGATTGCGCTGTCGTTGGGGCTGATGGTGGCGGCGATCGCCCTCGTGCGGTGGCAAAAACTGGGGCTGGAGCTGTCTCTGCTGAATGCGACAGCCCGGACGGTGGTGCAATTGCTGGCCGTGGGCTATGTGCTGGCGATTGTCTTTACCTGGCGCAATCCTTACAGCGTGATCGCAGTGATTTTGGTAATGCTGGCGATCGCCACAGTGGTAGCCCGCAACCGCATTGATAAACGCCTATCGCGCCTGCTGCCCATTTTGGCGGGCTCATTACTCACCACGCTGGTGCTGACGCTGGTCTACACCCTGAGTGCCGTGATTCGTCCGGAGGTTTGGTATGAGCCGCGTTACCTGATTCCCCTGGCGGGCATTGTGTTGGGCAACGCGATGACGGCGGCGACCATTGCGGGCGATCGCCTCGTCACCAGCTTGAAGCGGCATCCTCAGGTAATTGAAACCCATCTGAGTTTGGGGGCGTCGCCCCAGCAGGCGATCGCGGCTTATCGGCGTGAAGCTATCAAAGCCGGGCTCATTCCCACGCTAAACGCCATGATGGTCGTCGGCATTGTGAAACTGCCCGGCATCATCACGGGACAGCTGCTCAGCGGAGCTGATCCGCTCAATGCGGCGCTGTACCAAATGCTGATCATGTTTATGCTGGCTTTCGCCGATTTGCTGGCGGCGATTTTGGTGACGGCAGGCATTCAAAGATTGTTTTTCAATGACGCTGAGCAATTGGTGTTGCCTTAA